A DNA window from Hordeum vulgare subsp. vulgare chromosome 1H, MorexV3_pseudomolecules_assembly, whole genome shotgun sequence contains the following coding sequences:
- the LOC123413036 gene encoding uncharacterized protein LOC123413036: MNGYSNLASSPPPLAAVTKGARARRSLELTNTKETNAWEGLAIGAVTLARTFSTGSQRLCSRSGDRARGTMRRAFSMRRHPAAPGKGDGYYWRIHDMDGDIDHGGDQNAVPEERGDEEEEGKKKKEEARQREEGEAKEGAKREQGTATPAKKKRGSGNILKACKKLFRL; encoded by the coding sequence ATGAATGGCTACTCCAACCTCGCCTCCTCGCCCCCTCCGCTGGCGGCGGTGACCAAGGGCGCCCGGGCCAGGCGGTCTCTGGAGCTGACCAACACCAAGGAGACCAATGCGTGGGAAGGGCTGGCCATCGGGGCGGTCACCCTCGCGAGGACCTTCTCCACCGGCTCCCAGAGGCTCTGCAGCAGGTCCGGCGACCGGGCCAGGGGCACCATGAGGAGGGCCTTCTCCATGCGGAGGCACCCGGCGGCGCCCGGCAAGGGCGACGGGTACTACTGGAGGATCCACGACATGGACGGGGACATCGACCACGGCGGCGACCAGAATGCAGTGCCCGAGGagcgcggcgacgaggaggaggaagggaagaagaagaaggaggaggcgcgGCAGCGAGAAGAAGGCGAGGCGAAAGAGGGGGCCAAGCGGGAGCAGGGAACAGCGACCCcggcgaagaagaagagaggCAGCGGCAACATTCTCAAGGCGTGCAAGAAGCTTTTCCGGTTGTGA